In Mustela nigripes isolate SB6536 chromosome 12, MUSNIG.SB6536, whole genome shotgun sequence, one DNA window encodes the following:
- the LOC132027665 gene encoding olfactory receptor 6F1, which yields MSSMGPDNATLHQDFLLLGFPGSQVLQLSLFMLFLVMYILTVSGNMTILMLVTTSHQLHTPMYFFLSNLSFLEIWYTTAAVPKALAILLGRSQTISFTGCLLQMYLVFSLGCTEYFLLAAMAYDRYLAICYPLHYGAIMSSLLSAQLALASWLCGFMAIAVPTALISTLSFCGPRTINHFFCDIAPWITLACTSTQAVEIVAFVIASVVILSSCLITLVSYIFIISTILRIPSASGRSKAFSTCSSHLTVVLIWYGSTIFLHVRLSIKEALDLTKAVHVLNTVVTPVLNPFIYTLRNKEVRETLLKKWKGK from the coding sequence ATGTCTTCAATGGGCCCAGACAATGCAACTCTCCACCAGGATTTTCTCCTCCTTGGATTTCCAGGGTCCCAGGTCCTTCAGCTCTctctttttatgctttttctgGTGATGTACATCCTCACAGTGAGTGGTAACATGACTATTTTGATGTTGGTTACTACCTCCCACCAGCTACATACCCCTATGTACTTCTTTTTGAGCAATCTTTCTTTCTTGGAAATTTGGTATACCACAGCTGCTGTCCCCAAAGCCCTGGCCATCCTTCTGGGGAGAAGTCAAACCATATCATTTACTGGCTGCCTTTTGCAGATGTACCTTGTTTTCTCACTGGGCTGCACAGAGTATTTCCTACTAGCAGCCATGGCTTATGACCGCTATCTGGCCATCTGCTATCCTCTACACTATGGGGCCATCATGAGCAGCCTGCTCTCAGCACAGCTAGCCCTAGCATCCTGGCTGTGTGGTTTTATGGCTATTGCAGTGCCCACAGCCCTCATAAGCACCCTGTCCTTCTGTGGCCCTCGCACAATCAACCACTTCTTCTGTGACATTGCACCCTGGATCACCCTAGCTTGCACCAGCACACAGGCAGTGGAAATCGTGGCCTTTGTGATTGCTTCAGTGGTCATACTGAGTTCATGCCTCATCACCCTGGTTTCCTACATCTTCATCATCAGCACCATTCTCAGGATCCCTTCAGCCAGTGGCAGGAGCAAAGCATTTTCCACATGCTCCTCACATCTCACTGTGGTGCTCATCTGGTATGGGTCTACGATCTTTCTTCATGTCCGCCTCTCAATCAAAGAGGCCTTGGATCTGACCAAAGCCGTGCATGTCCTGAACACTGTGGTGACTCCTGTTCTAAACCCCTTCATCTACACTCTCCGTAACAAAGAAGTAAGAGAAACTCTGCTGAAGAAGTGGAAGGGAAAATGA
- the LOC132027664 gene encoding LOW QUALITY PROTEIN: olfactory receptor 14A2-like (The sequence of the model RefSeq protein was modified relative to this genomic sequence to represent the inferred CDS: inserted 1 base in 1 codon; deleted 1 base in 1 codon), which produces MTNVTLVAGFLLVGFSNIQELQILYWVLFLMIYLAILMSNLLIITLTTLELQLQTPMYFFLKNLFFLDVFLVSVPIPKFTVNSLTYNNSISILGCAFQLLLMTSFEAGEVIVLTAMSYDCYVAICCPLNYEVTMNAGACVLMAGVSWAIGGLFGALYTTGTSFMPFCGSNVIPQFFCDVSSLLRISCPETLLVVYTSIGIGICLGMSCFICIVISYVYILSTVLKIPTXKGQSKAFSTCFPHLIVFTLFIITACFVYLKPSANPPSVIDRLLSVIYTVVPPILNPIIYSLRNKDMKQAIMRLLHKTCGH; this is translated from the exons ATGACCAATGTCACCTTGGTGGCAGGATTTCTCCTTGTGGGGTTTTCTAATATCCAAGAACTGCAGATATTATATTGGGTACTCTTCCTCATGATTTACCTGGCTATCCTAATGAGTAACCTTCTCATCATTACTCTCACTACCCTAGAACTGCAGCTACAAACACCCATGTAC TTTTTCCTGAAGAACTTATTTTTCCTGGATGTGTTCCTTGTGTCTGTTCCAATCCCCAAATTCACTGTCAACAGCCTAACTTACAAcaattccatttccattttagGATGTGCCTTTCAGCTACTTTTAATGACTTCCTTTGAAGCAGGTGAGGTAATAGTCCTCACTGCCATGTCCTATGACTGCTATGTAGCTATATGCTGTCCCCTGAACTATGAGGTAACCATGAATGCTGGTGCCTGTGTACTGATGGCAGGTGTTTCTTGGGCCATTGGGGGGCTCTTTGGAGCTCTGTACACCACTGGCACATCTTTTATGCCATTCTGTGGCTCCAATGTGATCCCACAGTTTTTTTGTGATGTGTCCTCATTGCTAAGGATTTCTTGTCCTGAAACACTCCTGGTAGTTTACACAAGTATTGGAATAGGTATTTGCTTAGGCATGTCTTGTTTCATCTGTATTGTGATctcttatgtttatattttatccaCTGTGCTAAAGATTCCAA TAAAAGGCCAATCAAAAGCTTTCTCCACATGCTTTCCCCATCTCattgtctttactctttttattataACTGCTTGTTTTGTCTATCTCAAACCATCTGCAAATCCACCCTCAGTTATTGACAGGCTGCTTTCTGTAATCTACACTGTGGTACCTCCAATACTTAACCCTATAATCTATAGCCTGAGGAACAAGGATATGAAACAGGCTATTATGAGATTGCTGCACAAAACTTGTGGCCATTAG